Part of the Sphaerochaeta associata genome is shown below.
TGAAGGATGTGAAAATCAATCGCAATCCCCGTGCAGGGGTTTTGGGTTCGTTCCTTCCTTTCGGTGATACCAGACGCAGCTGGGACTTTGTTTCGGTAGGCCATGGGAATGTCGATTTTGATGGAATCGTCCGTGAACTCAACCGCGCCGGATATACCGGCCCCTTGTCTGTTGAGTGGGAGGATTCAGGCATGGACAGGGTCTACGGGGCTGCAGAAAGCTGTGCATATGTGAAGAAAATGAATTTCAACAGCTCATCGGTGGCCTTCGATGCCGCCCTGAAAACCCAATGAGTGAGCAATATGTGTCTATTTATATGCAATAATTATGCATATAAATAGACGAAATGCATACGAAGTTGTACAATGGCCCGCAATACAAGTCACACAAGGCTCTATTTCGGCCGAAGGAACAGCGTATGGAAAAGAAAAACATTGATTGGGGCAGTCTTGGGTTCTCCTATACCAAGACCGATAGTCGGTATGTCTCGTACTGGAAGAACAACCAGTGGGATGGTGGGGCTCTGGTAGAGGATGCCAATGTAACCATCAGCGAGAGTGCAGGTGTTCTCCAATACGCACAGACCTGTTTTGAAGGCCTGAAGGCCTATACCACCATCGATGGAAAGGTTGTAGCATTCCGCCCCGATCTCAATGCCCAACGCATGTACGATACAGCACACAGGCTTCTGATGCCTCCGTTTCCCCAGGACCGCTTTGTCGATGCCCTGGACAAGCTGGTGAAAGCCAACCTTGCCTATGTGCCTCCCTACGGCAGCGGTGCCACCCTCTATATCAGGCCGTTCTTGTTCGGCAGCGGCCCGGTCATCGGTGTTGCTCCCGCCCCCGAGTACACCTTCAGGATGTTCTGTACTCCCGTAGGTCCTTATTTCAAGAGTGGAATCAAGCCTTTGAAGCTTCAGGTCAGTGAATTCGACCGAGCGGCACCTCGCGGTACCGGACATATCAAGGGTGGACTGAACTACGCCATGAGCCTCTATGCAGGGCACGAAGCCCACAAGAACGGTTTTGCAGAAAACCTCTACCTCGATGCAGCAACACAGACCTTTGTTGAGGAGACCGGTGGAGCAAACTTTATTTTTGTAACCAAGGACAACAAGGTGGTAACCCCCAAGAGTCCTTCGATCCTGCCGTCCATCACCCGTCGTTCGTTGATGTATGTTGCCAAGGAGATTCTTCATCTCGAGACCGAGGAGCGCCCGGTTCCGCTTGAGGAAGTTGCCGAATTCGCTGAAGGCGGTCTGTGCGGTACTGCAGCAGTCATCTCTCCCATCGGTTCGATTACCACCAGCAAGGGCGTTATCAACATGCCAAGCGGCATGGAGAAGATGGGTCCGATCACCCAGAAGCTGTACGACACCCTTACCGGCATCCAGATGGGAAGGCTCGAGGCTCCTGAAGGTTGGATTCATACGATTGCATAAAGGTTTTCAAGCTTTCTTTCCCCCGCCGATACGGCGGGGTTTGCTTTTTCTGTATGCAGATGTCGGAGAGCTCACTCCTTGTTTCTTTACTGTCAAAGCAGGTTGCAGTACAGTAGGGCAAGGAGTGCTTCATGGCCCGTTTAAAAGTTCTACTGCTTGTGCTTCTTTTTAGTTCCGCCTCACTGCTGGCCGTCTCCTATCAGCAGATTGAGACCGAATATACCCGCATAATCTTTGAAGAGGAAGATGTAGCATATGCTCGGCACGTTTCGGTTTTTGCCGACGAGGTCTTTGAACAGCTCACCTCATTTCTTTCTCATACCCCTGCGGCCAAGGTTCCGGTAATCGTCACAAGCAATACGGCTTGGGCGAACGGATACTATATCAATTTCCCATCAGCCGTCTATTTGTATGTCACCAGTCCCGAAGACCGTTTCCTTGGTTCTCGAACCCAGGACTGGCTGAAAAGCTTGTTTATTCACGAACTGACTCACTACATCCACCTCACCGCCCCGGTAGGGCCTGCCAAGTTCCTGCGTTTTCTCGGCCCGGGAGTGACTGCAATGAGCACCGTCTTTATGCCCGGTTGGTGGATTGAAGGCATCACCACCTATGCAGAGACGGCGTTTGCAGCAAACGGGGGAAGGGGGGACAGCCTACCGTTTGCCCGAATCTACCAGGCATCGTTGGCCGAAGACTCCATGTGGTCTCTCTCCCAAGGAGCCTACAACGGCCCCTTCAATCCCTCCAACCGCATCTACGTCACCGGCTACCTGATGATCGACTACCTCATCCGTCATTACGGGCCTTCTGCATTCGCTGACATCAATCGCCGCTTTGCAGCATTTCCTTTCTTCGGCCTCTCTCCTGCTTATAAGAAAGTAACCGGCCATTCGGCCAACGAGGTGTTCTCTCTCTCCCTGCATGAAGTCGACGATGTAGACACTTCCTCGGACAATCTATTCTCGGAGCCTATGGCTGGTGATCGGTTCCTTCCTGTTTCCACATCCATCGGGCTCATCGGTTATGTGCAAAGTCCCTATAAGGGAAGAGCGTTGTATCGGTATTTGCCTGATGGTTCGGCGGAGAGGCTGATGGACTTGAGCATCGAAGGAGGCTCTTCCATCTCCTTTGGAACCGATAAGGCGGTCTTTTCCTCATTATGGGCCGATACCAACGACCCTTCCTCGCTTGCCATGGCTGCCGTCAGCTACAGCGACCTGTATCTGCTCGATCTTGCAACACTCAAGGCAAAAAGACTTACCAAGGCACAGCGCTTGGTGCAGCCTGCCATCAGCGGTGACGGATCACGTATTGTAGCCAGCCGCATCAACGGGAGCTTCTACGACCTGGTTGAACTGGATATCGATACCTTGGAAACAACCACGCTTGCAACAGATGAACGGACAAGTTTCTTTGAGCCTTCATTGAATGCAAACGGAACGAGACTCGTGTATCTTTCCTTGAAGGATGGAAATTCTTCCCTGTTCCTGCTTGAAGAAGGGAAAGAGCCGTTGTTGCTGGTGGGCCCTACCGCCGATGAGCTACGCAGCCCTTCCTTCGCCGACGATGAGTCGATACTGTTCGTCAAGGAGCTGGAACTCTATAGCCTCAATCTTGAAACAGGCAACATGCAGCTTGTCCACACCGACGGTGTGGGAGTCTACAACGCCCATGTGCAAGAGGATGAACTCTTCTATGAAACGTATACTCCGCAAGGTGTTGCAGTCAGAAAGGTTGAGCGCTCACCCAAAAGTGAAGGTCAGGTTACGTTGCGTCCTCCCTTGGAAACCGCTCCGCTTGCAAAATCCAATTCGTATCAGGTGACTCCCTATTATGACAGCCTGCAATTCAATCTGGCGTTGCCGTTCCCATTCGTCGAAGCAAATCAATTCCAGCCCGGGGTGTGGTTTCACACAACCAGCCTGCTGCGCCGGCACAGTCTTATAGGCAGTGTAGGGTGGTCGATTCGCAAAGCCAAACTGGTGACTGATGTGACCTATCAGTACGACGGCTCGACCTATGCCATTGCACTGGGCTTGGCCTTGAACCAGTATATATCCGAGAATAAACCGTATAGGAGCAATGCCTATGCTGCCGCGGTAGTACCTCTTTTCTCACGGACGGGGTACTCCCATTTTCAGGCGCTGAGCATCAAACCCCAGATATCCCTAGTCTGGGACCCGACAGGCATAACCACAACCGGCTCTACAGTGCTTGGGTATACCCTGCAAAAGCGCAACAGCCGGACCATGGATTTCTTCGGAACCTCAGGATTTACCGCCAGTGGTGGTGCAATGTTGCAAAGCGGGGTGAACGCTCCGATTCTTTTTGGATCGGTGGGGATACAGGTGCGTCTTTTTGAAAGCTCGGCCATGGTACGATTTGTTGGGGATGCCATCGGGACAAGCTCGGCGAATATTGGCAATAATTTTGCATTGTTCTCCTTTGCTCCATTGCAACAGGGTAACGGCAAGCTTCGCATATCAGCCTCACTTCGGCTTCCTCTGGGCCTTTTCGATGCACCGATTCCCTATGGAGGAATGACCGGTGCCGGCTTGGAGCTGACTGCCCAAAGTGCCTGGTATTTGAATACCGGCTCACTGACATGGGAGGGTGCTTGGGCTGCTGGTGCTCGATTGACAACGAATTTGGTTCTGGGAGGCCCTTCGATTGCATTCAGGCCCTTTACCCAGGTTGCCTATCTTTTCGGTCCCGGGCTATGGCAATTTACCTTGGGATTGGATGGGCAATCACTATTTGAGCGGTTTTCGCTTAGCTGAGGTCGTGGTCGATATCGAGCACGATTCCGGCCATAACAATCCAGGGGCCGGTATGAGGTTTGAAATACTCCACGGTGGTAATCGAATCAGCATTGAACACATAGTAGAGGGCCACTGCAAGCCGTGGATGGTAGCTTGTGTTACCGACCACCCACCAATGGGTATTTCCAATCTTCAGGCCGACCTCCATGCCAATGCTCGGCCTGATTTCCTCCACCAACGTGG
Proteins encoded:
- a CDS encoding branched-chain amino acid aminotransferase — encoded protein: MHTKLYNGPQYKSHKALFRPKEQRMEKKNIDWGSLGFSYTKTDSRYVSYWKNNQWDGGALVEDANVTISESAGVLQYAQTCFEGLKAYTTIDGKVVAFRPDLNAQRMYDTAHRLLMPPFPQDRFVDALDKLVKANLAYVPPYGSGATLYIRPFLFGSGPVIGVAPAPEYTFRMFCTPVGPYFKSGIKPLKLQVSEFDRAAPRGTGHIKGGLNYAMSLYAGHEAHKNGFAENLYLDAATQTFVEETGGANFIFVTKDNKVVTPKSPSILPSITRRSLMYVAKEILHLETEERPVPLEEVAEFAEGGLCGTAAVISPIGSITTSKGVINMPSGMEKMGPITQKLYDTLTGIQMGRLEAPEGWIHTIA
- a CDS encoding TolB family protein, coding for MARLKVLLLVLLFSSASLLAVSYQQIETEYTRIIFEEEDVAYARHVSVFADEVFEQLTSFLSHTPAAKVPVIVTSNTAWANGYYINFPSAVYLYVTSPEDRFLGSRTQDWLKSLFIHELTHYIHLTAPVGPAKFLRFLGPGVTAMSTVFMPGWWIEGITTYAETAFAANGGRGDSLPFARIYQASLAEDSMWSLSQGAYNGPFNPSNRIYVTGYLMIDYLIRHYGPSAFADINRRFAAFPFFGLSPAYKKVTGHSANEVFSLSLHEVDDVDTSSDNLFSEPMAGDRFLPVSTSIGLIGYVQSPYKGRALYRYLPDGSAERLMDLSIEGGSSISFGTDKAVFSSLWADTNDPSSLAMAAVSYSDLYLLDLATLKAKRLTKAQRLVQPAISGDGSRIVASRINGSFYDLVELDIDTLETTTLATDERTSFFEPSLNANGTRLVYLSLKDGNSSLFLLEEGKEPLLLVGPTADELRSPSFADDESILFVKELELYSLNLETGNMQLVHTDGVGVYNAHVQEDELFYETYTPQGVAVRKVERSPKSEGQVTLRPPLETAPLAKSNSYQVTPYYDSLQFNLALPFPFVEANQFQPGVWFHTTSLLRRHSLIGSVGWSIRKAKLVTDVTYQYDGSTYAIALGLALNQYISENKPYRSNAYAAAVVPLFSRTGYSHFQALSIKPQISLVWDPTGITTTGSTVLGYTLQKRNSRTMDFFGTSGFTASGGAMLQSGVNAPILFGSVGIQVRLFESSAMVRFVGDAIGTSSANIGNNFALFSFAPLQQGNGKLRISASLRLPLGLFDAPIPYGGMTGAGLELTAQSAWYLNTGSLTWEGAWAAGARLTTNLVLGGPSIAFRPFTQVAYLFGPGLWQFTLGLDGQSLFERFSLS